GTTTATCGTTTGCGCATATTTGCCACATGCATATATATGGTGGTAAGATAAGAGCTATGCAAAAGTGTGTATCGGGGAGAGTGATCAAGTGAGTAAACGAGACTACTATGAAATCCTTGGAGTCGAAAAAGGCGCTTCCAAAGATGAAATAAAAAAGGCATATCGTAAATTAGCCAGAAAATACCATCCAGATGTGAATAAAGAAGCGGGTGCTGCAGATAAATTTAAAGAAGCCAAGGAAGCCTATGAAGTGTTAAGTGATGAACAAAAACGGGCGCAGTATGATCAATTTGGACATGCTGGACCTCAAAGTCAAGGGTTCGGTGGCTTTGGCGGGGCTCAAGACTTCGGCGGTGGCTTTGGCGATATATTTGATATGTTTTTTGGTGGGGGCGGGCGCAGAAGAGATCCAAATGCCCCACAGCAAGGAGCAGATTTACAATATACGATGGAGTTGGAATTTGAAGAGGCTATTTTTGGTAAAGAAGCCGAGATTACGATTCCTAAAGAAGAGACATGCGATACTTGCTCAGGTTCTGGGGCAAAACCCGGAACGAAAACGAAAACCTGCTCTCATTGTAACGGTTCAGGTCAATTAAATATGGAGCAAAACACACCATTTGGTAAGGTTGTTAACCGCAGAGTATGTCATTATTGTAATGGCTCAGGTAAAATCATCCCAGAAAAATGTACGACATGTGGCGGTACTGGCAGAGTGAAAAAACGCCGCAAAATTCATATTTCCATACCAGCTGGAATTGATGAAGGTCAACAAATTCGAGTGTCAGGTAAAGGAGAAGCTGGTATTAACGGGGGCCCTCCAGGAGACTTATTTGTCGTAGTGCATATTAAACCACATGAATTCTTCCAGCGAGAAGGGGATCATATTTTCTGTGAACTGCCGTTAACTTTCGCGCAGGCAGCGCTTGGAGATGAAGTGGAAGTGCCGACAGTTCATGGGAAAGTAAAACTAAAAATACCAGCTGGAACTCAATCTGGCAAAGTCTTTCGCATGAAAGGTAAAGGTGCACCAAATGTGAGAGGATATGGTCATGGTGATCAGCATATTAAAGTGAAGGTAATAACACCTACAAAGCTTACCGATCGCCAGAAGGAATTGTTACGAGAATTTAATGATATCAGTGGCAATGAGGCAACAGATGAACAAGAGGGTTCCTTATTTGAACGATTTAAGAAGGCATTCAAAAGTGAATAACGGTGTGTTTTTCACACCGTATACATAATGGGTTTGTGTAAATGCAATTCACCCAACAAATTTTTATGTAAGAATAGTTTTAAGTACAAGCTTCATCTATAATGGTAGAGTAATTAGTTGTTTTAAATAGTTTACGCTGTTGAAAAGCTTTCCACAGGGTTGATTCATACGCTACTACTTGAAAGGTGAAGACATTTATACATGTTAGCAAGCAACCATTGATAGGTGAAAAATACTCTATACCATTTTACTAAAAGCTAAACACGGGCGATTACATGGAAGACTTGGCACCAGCCAAGTTTTCTTTACACTATAGGAAAGTATAAACTTAGGTGCATATGGATAATGAAATAACCGAATAGTCACGTCCAGCGCATGAGCCCGGCAACGATGCGACTTTAGAAATGCGCCCTACGATAAGTCATCATCGGTTCGTTACAAAGAGGAAGGCCGGCTAAAAACTAAAAACGGGCTTGCCGCTCAGGCGTCGGCATACCCCTGTTGTAGGGGCATGATTCCTTTATCTTTAGTTGATTCGTTCCATTCGCTACGTTGCTAAACGGGCACTTGCGCCTTTGTTCCACTATAGGAAAGTATAAGATTTTTTTGGTTTATAGTATAAGAAAAGGGTGATTGAAGATGAAATGGTCTGAACTTTGTATCCATACGACGAATGAAGCTATAGAACCGATATCGAATATTTTACATGAAAATGGAGCAAGTGGTCTTGTGATTGAAGATGCTTTAGATTTAGAGAGGGAACATACTTCTATTTATGGGGAAATATATGAATTAAACCCTGAAGAATACCCAGAGGAAGGGGTTTATATTAAGGCTTATCTTCCTATCAACAGTTTTTTAGGTGAAACGGTGGAAGAAATAAAACAAGCAATTAACAACTTAATGTTATATGATATCGATTTAGGCAGAAATCAGATCACCTTAAGTGAAGTCCATGAAGAGGAATGGGCCACTGCTTGGAAAAAGTATTACAAACCTGTGAAAATATCGAAACGGATTACGATTACACCGACATGGGAAGATTATCAACCTGTAGATACAGATGAAATCATTATTGAACTTGATCCAGGTATGGCCTTTGGTACCGGTACACATCCAACAACTGTATTAAGTATTCAGGCATTAGAGCAATTTCTTCATAAAAATGATACAGTAATTGATGTAGGTTCGGGGTCTGGTGTGTTAAGTATTGCAGCAGCGTTATTAGGAGCTACGCGTGTTTATGCGTATGATTTGGATGATGTAGCTGTAAAGAGTACGGTATTAAACGCAAAATTAAACCAATTAGAGGAAAAGATAATTGCAAAGCAAAATAATTTATTGGACCATGTAAAGGTGGAAGCAGATCTTATTGTTTCTAATATTTTAGCTGAAGTGATTGTGCGGTTCATTGAAGAAGCTTGGGAGCGATTGAAATTTGGTGGTTATTTTATTACATCTGGAATTACACAGAGTAAAAAGCAATTAGTAAAAGAACATTTGGAACAACAAGGTTTTGAGATCATTCAAGTCAACGAATTAGAAGATTGGGTTTCAATTGTTGCATTAAAACCGAATCAATAGTGGAAGAAGGTGTTAACTATTGCAACGTTATTTTGTACCTGCACATACGTGGTCTGATAAAACGATCAAGATTACCGGAGATGATGTGCATCATATAAAGCGTGTAATGCGATTTCAGGCAGGGGATGAGATTATTTGTAATCATCCAGATGGACAAGCCGCTATTTGTCAGATCACATTTTTAGACAATCAGGTTGTCTATGCCGATATTGTGGACTGGTTAACGCATCATGCAGAATTACCTGTAGATATTGCTATTGCACAGGCATTACCAAAAGGTGACAAGCTGGAATGGATTTTACAAAAAGGGACAGAGCTCGGCGCTCATCGATTTTTGCCTTTTCAAGCAGCTCGATCCGTTGTAAAATGGGAAGAAAGACGAAAAGAAAAGAAAGTAAAACGGTGGCATAAAATTGTTAAAGAGGCTAGTGAGCAAAGCCACCGCAATAAAATTCCAGCAGTAGATCCTTGTAAGGGGCTTTCTGAAATCATAGAAGCTTCCAAAGACTATGACTTCGCTTTGTTCGCTTACGAAGAAGAAGCTAAATCAGAACAACATCAGTCATTGGGTTCGGCATTAGCAAAACTTGAAAAAAAACAAAGTCTGCTTGTATGCATTGGTCCTGAAGGCGGGTTTTCAGATGAAGAAGTGAAATTTTTAAAAGAAAATGAATTTCAAGCAATACGGCTTGGACCAAGGATTTTACGGACAGAAACTGCTGCACTATATACGTTAGCAAGTATATCGTATCACTTTGAAGAAATGAGGTGTTCATCATGCCAACAGTAGCTTTTCATACATTAGGTTGCAAAGTAAACCATTATGAAACAGAAGGTATATGGAACATGTTTAAGGAACATGGTTATGAAAGAGTCGATTTTGATCGTAATTCTGATGTTTACGTGATTAATACGTGTACGGTGACAAACACAGGTGATAAAAAAAGCAGGCAAGTTATTCGGCGAGCAATCCGCAAAAATCCGGAAGCTGTTGTCTGTGTTACTGGTTGCTATGCTCAAACTTCTCCAGGAGAAATCATGGAAATACCAGGGGTAGACGTGGTTGTAGGCACACAAGATCGAAAGCATATGATCAGCTATATTGAACAGCATAAAAAATCGAAAGAACCAGTAAATGGTGTTTCTAATATTATGAAAAATCGAGTCTTTGAGGAAATGGATGTCCCTGAGTTTTCTGATCGTACTCGTGCATCTTTGAAAATTCAGGAAGGCTGTAACAACTTCTGTACCTTTTGTATTATTCCTTGGTCACGTGGGCTATTACGTTCAAGGGACCCACAAAATGTAATTGAACAAGCACAAAAGCTTGTAGATGCAGGGTATAAAGAAATTGTATTAACAGGTATTCACACAGCAGGCTATGGTGAAGATATAAAAGATTATAATTTTGCCATGCTTTTGCACGATTTAGAGTCCAAAGTCAATGGATTAAAGCGAATCCGTATTTCTTCTATCGAAGCTAGTCAAATTACTGATGAAGTCGTGGAAGTATTAGATCAGTCCGAAAAGGTTGTCAGGCATTTGCATATTCCATTACAATCGGGATCTGATTCGGTATTAGCGAGAATGCGCCGGAAATATGCAAGTTCTTATTATAAGGAAAAAGTGATGAAATTGAAAAAAGCACTGCCAGGGCTAGCAATAACTTCTGATGTTATTGTTGGCTTTCCAGGGGAAACGGACGAAGAATTTCAAGAAACATATGATTTTATTAAGGAAATTGGTTTTTCTGAACTCCATGTATTCCCTTATTCTCGCAGAACAGGCACACCAGCTGCTCGGATGGAGGGGCAAGTTGATGATGAGGTGAAAAATAACCGTGTCCATCAACTAATTGAATTATCAGAGCGGTTAGCTAAGGAATATGCTTCGAACTACGAAAATGAAGTACTTGAAGTAATACCTGAAGAACATTCCCAGGACGAACAACATCCAAATCAATTGATTGGATATACAGATAATTATTTAAAAGTAGCTTTTTCTGGTACGCCAGATATGATTGGCAAGCTCGTGCGTGTAAAAATAACGAAAGCAGATTACCCGCTTAATCAAGCGACATTTGTAAGAGTGCTAGATGAAACAGCATATGGTAAAGTGAGTGCCAACTAATTTACCCGGCAATACGTGAACAAATACTTTCTAAAAAAGGATGTTCACTTTTGCCGGCTTTCTTATGGAATAATCTCATAATCCATTTTTCTCTACATTATTGGAACAAACTCTTTTTTTCGTCAATATTAGATTTCTTTTGCAATAAATGCTATGATATTCAAAGAGGTACGTACAACTATGTTAGGAAGGAATGAATTTGATGGATAATTTAGCAAAATATATTGATCATACGCAATTAAAGCCAGATACAACAAAAGAAAAAATTGCCCAAATTGTGGAGGAAGCTAAAGAGCATGACTTTGCATCTGTGTGTGTTAATCCATATTGGGTCCCTTACTGTTTCGAACAATTAAAAGCAACATCAGTTAAGGTTTGTACAGTCATTGGTTTTCCATTAGGAGCTACTTCTACTTTTGCAAAGGTGGAAGAAACTAAGCAAGCAATTAAGGATGGTGCGACAGAAGTAGATATGGTTATTAACATCGGCGCATTGAAATCCGGAGATAAACAAACGGTTCTCGCGGACATAGAAGCAGTAGTGAAAGCGGCAGAAGGTCAAGCACTTACAAAGGTAATTATTGAAACTTCTTTATTAACAGAAGAAGAAAAGGTACAAGCATGCCAATTAGCGAAGCAAGCAGGTGCTGACTTTGTAAAAACATCAACAGGATTTTCTGGTGGTGGTGCAACCGTTGAAGATATTCGTTTAATGCGTAAAACGGTAGGGCCGGATATGGGAGTAAAAGCTTCTGGAGGTATTCGTGATTTAGCAACGACAAAAGCGATGATAGAAGCTGGTGCAACAAGGATTGGCGCAAGCGCAGGTGTGTCTATTCTAAAAGGTGAGCAGGGCAACAGTGGATATTAATATGTATAAATTATTGTTTGTTTGGAAACAATCAGTTGACCAAAATAAAGGATTATATTATACTTTAAAAAGCATGTGAATTGAAAGTCATATGCTAGTACAATCTGTTTTGTGCTTCGGAGGGAGGGAAATTAGCATGTCAAATACAACTCGCGTTCGTAAAAACGAGTCTCTTGAAGATGCTCTTCGTCGCTTTAAGCGTAGTGTATCCAAAAGTGGTACATTGCAGGAATATCGTAAGCGTGAACACTACGAAAAACCAAGTGTGCGTCGCAAAAAGAAATCTGAAGCTGCTAGAAAGCGTAAATTCTAAAGAGGGTGTAATCAGTGACATTACTCGAAACATTAAACCAAGATATGAAGCAGGCGATGAAAAACAAAGATAAAATTACCCTTAGTGTAATTCGCATGGTAAAAGCTTCTATACAAAATGAAACCATTAAGCTTGGAAAAGACTCATTATCTGAAGACGAAGAAATGACAATCTTGTCGAGAGAAGTTAAACAAAGAAAAGATTCCCTCCAAGAATTCAAATCAGCTGGACGCGATGATCTTGTTCAACAACTTGAAACAGAATTGGATATTCTGCAAACATATATGCCAAAACAGCTTACGAATGAAGAGCTAGAGGCAATAGTTCAGTTAACGATTGAAGAAGTGAATGCAACTTCCAAAAAAGATATGGGAAAAGTTATGAGTGCGATTATGCCTAAAGTAAAAGGTAAAGCAGATGGTTCACAAATTAACAAACTTGTACAAAAACAGTTAAGTAACTAAAAAAAGAGACCCTAGTCAATCGATTGATTAGGGTCTCTTCTTATAAGAAGAAGTTTATAAATACTACGGGGCTACTCATGGTAGGAGAACGACGTTATATATTTCCACGTGTGCATTCAAGTCTCGTAGTTATTTTAGCTTCTCTTAGCAATGTCCCATTGCATAACGTTCTTCTGCTCACTTTAGATAAATAATATGAAATCAAACAATATCTCCATACTAACTATCATCAAGAATAGGACTATACAACATACACGTGAATAAACAGCAATAAAATTGCAAATACTTTCAAAAAGTGCTTCTCAAAAGGCTTGATAGGTGAAGAATAATGAAGTAAACTAGTTTGTTAATTGCTTTTTAGATGTTGATAATGCCTTGCAATCCTAAGAAGATGAAAGGTTCTAAAGAGATAGTGTCATTGGATTATTTATGGTATATTTTAATAAGTTTACTTTAAATTGAAACCTTTATTGAGAAATATGCGTATAGCATAGTACATCATGAAGGAGGTGAAGGCAATTGTCAGTTAAACGACTGTTTACATATATGATTTTTTTAAGTGCGATTTTAATTACTGTATTCTATGTTGAATTTGGTGTATCCGCAAATGATGCGAATCATAAAACCGTTCATATCATCCCAATAGAAAAAGAAGTTGAAAGAGGCTTGCAAGCATTTCTCGATAGAGCAACGAAGGAAGCAATAGAAGAAGGCACAGATCATATTATTTTTGAAATTAACACGCCAGGGGGCAGGGTCGATTCAGCTGGAGAGATTGCAACTATTTTGCAGGATCTAGATGTTCCAACGACTTCATTTATTGTGAATCGAGCATTATCAGCAGGTTCTTATATTGCTTTAAATACAGATACAATTTATATGCGCCCGCAAGCTACTATGGGAGCGAGTGGTGTGATAACATCTGACGGAAATGCAGCAGATGAAAAAGCTCAATCTGCTTGGATAGCTGCGATGAAAAGCGCTGCAGAATCAAAAGGAAGGGACCCGAAATACGCGATGGCTATGGCCGATGAGTCTATGGATCTGCCAGAATTAGATGCCGGTGAAGGCAAGTTTTTAACTTTAGGACCATCTGAAGCATTAGAAGTCGGGTATTCTGAAGGAACCGTTGATAATAGGAAAGACCTTCTGCAGCGATTAGGTTTAGAAAACGCAACGGTTATGGAAAAGGAACCGACTTTGGCCGAAGAAGTAGCCAGGTTTTTAACCAATCCTGTTGTCATCCCAATTTTATTATCGATTGCAAGTCTTGGGCTGGTTGTAGAATTATATTCACCTGGATTTGGTGTTGCGGGAATCATGGGGCTCATTTCGCTTGTGCTATTTTTTTACGGACATATCGTAGCTGGTTTAGCCGGTATGGAAGCTGTTGTCTTACTTATATTAGGGATAGGCCTCATTATTGCTGAATTCTTTGTGCCTGGTGGTATATTAGGCTTGCTTGGAGCAGGGGCGATTATTGGCTCGTTGTTTATGTCAGGATATGATATTGGTCATATGTCCATGAGTATCGGAATTGCATTTTTGCTATCATTCATTGTTTCCATTATACTTTTCCGCAGAATGGGAATGGATAAAGGTATTTTTCGCCATATTATACTTAAAGACCAAACGACAACAGAATTGGGGTATGTATCTTCGGTAAATCGCTTAGAACTAATAGGTTTGGAAGGAATTACTGTTACACCGTTACGTCCTGCTGGTACAGCTGTTTTTGATCAAGAACGTTTGGACGTTATTTCAGAGGGACGGTTTATCGATGAAAATGAGAAAGTTAAAATTGTAAAAGTAGAAGGCGTACGTATTGTTGTACGACAAATACCTTCAGAGGACGTTTAACTTCTGTTCGTATCGGATTTCCGACGAATAATAAGTTTTACAATATATCTAAAATAAATAAAGGAGGAAACTAGATGGACTTACAAAGTATAATGCCGTTAATTATTATCGCGGCTATTTTAATTGCTGTAGCTATCTTATTTACTTTTATTCCAGTAATGCTTTGGATTAGCGCTTTAGCAGCAGGTGTGAAAGTAGGTATTTTTCAATTAGTTGGGATGAGACTTCGTCGAGTTGTTCCCAATCGGGTTATTAATCCGCTGATCAAAGCGCATAAGGCTGGACTAAATGTAAAAACTAATCAGCTTGAGAGCCATTATTTAGCAGGTGGTAATGTAGACAGGGTTGTAAATGCTCTGATTGCAGCTCACCGTGCAAATATTGAATTACCTTTTGAACGAGGAGCAGCGATTGATTTGGCTGGTCGTGATGTACTAGAAGCCGTTCAAATGAGTGTTAATCCTAAAGTAATTGAGACTCCGTTTATTGCGGGTATTGCAATGGATGGAATTGAAGTAAAGGCTAAAGCTCGCATTACTGTTCGCGCTAATATTGATCGCCTTGTGGGTGGTGCAGGTGAGGAGACAGTAATTGCTCGTGTAGGAGAAGGTGTTGTAAGTACAATTGGTAGTTCGCATACACATGCAGAAGTGCTAGAAAATCCAGATTCGATTTCTCACAATGTTTTAAACCGTGGCTTAGATGCAGGTACAGCCTTCGAGATACTGTCGATTGACATTGCGGATGTAGACATTGGTAAAAACATTGGTGCAATCCTGCAAACTGATCAAGCTGAGGCGGATAAAAACATCGCGCAAGCGAAAGCAGAAGAGCGTCGTGCAATGGCTGTAGCGCAAGAACAAGAAATGCTTGCTAAAGTACAAGAAATGCGTGCTAAGGTGGTGGAGGCAGAAGCTGATGTACCATTGGCTTTAGCAGAGGCGCTACGCTCTGGCAACCTTGGTGTTATGGATTATATGAATTATAAAAATATCGATGCAGATACAGATATGCGAGATTCTATTGGCAAACTTTCCGGGAACGGTAATGATGACCACGAACAATAGTGAAAATTGCGACAAATAAAGGAGGAGTTATATGGAAGAACTCTTCGAAGCTATTTTTGGCAATGCTTTTATCATTTTTGCAGTAATTGCGGGAATTATTGGTTTCTTTAAAGATTCTTTTAGCAGTGACAAAGAAGAGAAAAGCAAACACTCTAAGCCTACGAATAGGCCAGTTCAGCCTTTTGGGGGAGAAACTGTCAAGAAACCAAGCAACCCTATGAAACGTCAAGAACGCGCAAGAGACTCTTTTTCAACAGCGTCAGCTTCTGAACAAAAACAACAGCAAATGGAGCAGTTAGCAGAGCAAATAGGAACAAATTTGCAAGCACCGTTGAAGGAATTTCAACAGCAAGCTAAGTCCATTCAAAACAAGCGGGATGACGAAACAAAGCACCTACACAAGCAAAAGCTAAAACGTCAGGTTGCTAATAATTTAACGCAAGAAGGGTTAGTTAATGGGATTATCATGGCTGAAGTATTAGGTAAACCAAGAGCTAAGAACCCTTATCGCAGTATCCTTTCTAACCAAATGAAAAGGAAGCAAATTTATTAATTATTATGGAAGCCAATTGTACAGCAAACATGTACAGTTGGCTTTTTTTAAAGAATAAGAAAGTATAGACTTAGGTGCTTATGGATAATGAAATAACCGAATAGTCACGTCCAGCGCATGAGCCCAGCAACTAGGCGACTTCACGAATCACCCTACGATAAGTCATCATCGGTTCGTCGCTAAGGGGAAGGCCGACTAAAAACGGGCTTGCCGCTCAGGCGTGGGCATACCCCTGTTTTTAGTGGCATGATTCCTAAATCTTTAGTTGATTCGTTCCATTCGCTACGTTGCTAAACGGGCGCCCTGCGCCTTTGTTCTCCCGCATATAAGGTGCTGTAAAACTCCCGCTTCAGGAGTTGGATAATCTGTACTGTAAACAAACCTAAGTGTAGATAACAGCACCTTTAAATGTCTTATTTCGTAAGCTGCTTTTAGGCCGTACCATTACGGTACTAGCAAGCTGTGAGGATGAATGATAACCCCTTATGTTTGAAGATTTGTTTTATTTTGTTAATTTCAATGGTTTTTGTAAGCAATACATACGTTTTGCTATATGGACTTTAAAAAATATAGCTTTCAAGGAAATTCCCCAACAAATCCATACTTCTATAAAATACATGACGTGTTTACATTTTCTCTTCTGTCTTTCTCCAAGAGCTTTCCTTTCATTGTTCTTAATTGTATGGATGAATCATAAATATATAGGTGAGAGGGGGCTGCATTTGTGAAAAAATGGCATCAACAAATTCGACCATGGTTAACGAAGTCTTTTGCACTTCCTTCAGATGTATTACTTGAGCTGCCAAGAATTACGGTGATTGGTCAATTGCATGTTTATATTGAAAATCATAAAGGCTTGGCAAGCTATTCAGATACAGAATTAAAGCTTAAGGCGAACAAAGGATATATTCGAATTACAGGGTCAGCCTTTGTTTTAAAGCTCATGTTACCTGAAGAGATCTTGTTAGAAGGAACGATTAGAGATATAACCTTTATTCCAGATGGAGGAGAAGGATATGAAACAAAAAAATAAACCAAATGCAGCTGGAGCTGTTACTATAGTTGTAACTGGCGATCGACCGGAATTGTTTTTTCAACACTGTACGAGTCATGGAATACGGATATGGGATGTAATGAAGACAAGTAATCAAGCATGTCAAGGAACGATAAGCCTAAAGGACGCAAAATATATAAAAGTGCTACGAAGAGGTATGCATTATAAAATTAAATTCATTGATAAAAAAGGATTTCCGTTTATCATTCGTCGTTACTTAAGAAAAAAAGAGCTGCTGATTGCATTTATCTTAAGTTGTTTATTTCTGTTTATTTTGTCTAATATCGTATGGGATGTCAAAATAACCGGTGTGCCTAAAGACATTGAGGAAAAAATAGGTAAACAATTGGAGGAATACGGTATCCAGCCAGGTTCATGGATTTTCTCACTTGACTCTCCAAAGCAAATTCAACAGCAATTGTTAAGCGATGTTCCTGAATTGCTTTGGGTTGGCATTGATCAAAAAGGGACAACCTTTCATTTGGAAGGTGTAGAAAAGATCGTCGTTAAAGAAGAAGCAAAACCAAAACCTCGAAACTTAATTGCTGCTAAAAAAGGAATTATCAAGAAAATGTATGTTTCCCAGGGTGTTCCCAAAGTAGATGTGCATGATTATGTGGAAAAAGGTGATTTGCTAGTTTCTGGAAAAATGACAGATGAAGAAGAATCAGAAGAAGATGAAAAAAAGAAAATCAAATATGTAGCGGCTGACGGAGATATAACAGCGTTAACCTGGTATGAAGTGAAAGTAAGTGTGCCATTAAAGACAAGTTCTGAACAATTAACCGGAAACCAAGAGAAAAAATATCATCTTGGTTTTGGTAACTTTAAAATGCCCGTATGGGGTTTTGGCTCACCTGATTTTAAGAACATACAACAAGAAAAAGAAGAAACTAAGCTTCGATTTTTAAAATGGGACTTGCCTGTAAAAATAATTGAAACCAAACTCCATGAAAAAACGTATAAATCAGTGAAACGGACAAAACAAGAAGCAATAGAGGCGGGAATTACACAAGCGAAAGAACAATTAAAATTAGAATTAGGTGAAGCAAGCATACTTTCAGAAAAAGTTTTGCATGAAACTATAGAGAATGGTAAAGTTAAATTAAACTTATATATGAGTGTAGAAGAAAATATTATTGCAACACAACCTTTACGTCAAGGAGATTGAATATGCCAGAAAATCTAACAGCAGTTGATTTACAATTAACAAGTCCAAATGAAGCGTTAGCGCTGTTTGGCAATAACGATAAACACCTGCATCAATTAGAGGAAATGCTTCAGGTTTCAATTGTAACGAGAGGAGAGCAAGTACACGTTTCTGGGAATCCAGATACGATTGACCTCGTTCAAGATGTCTTACAAGCACTGCTCTCCGTAATTCGTAAAGGATTAACCATAACGGAAAGAGATGTCGTTTATGCAGTTGAATTAGGGAAAAAAGGAAAAATAAATCAATTTGAAACCTTATTTGAAGATGAAATTACAAAAAATGTAAAAGGAAAACCTATTCGTGTTAAAACGCTGGGGCAAAAAAAATATATTTCTGCGATTAAAGCCAATGATCTCGTATTTGGAATTGGTCCCGCAGGTACGGGAAAAACATACTTGGCTGTTGTAATGGCTGTTCACGCGCTTAAAAATGGGTATGTAAAACGGATTATTTTAACAAGACCTGCAGTAGAAGCAGGAGAGAGCCTAGGTTTTCTGCCGGGCGATTTAAAAGAGAAGGTCGATCCTTATTTAAGACCACTTTACGATGCTTTACATGATGTTTTAGGAACAGAACATACCATGCGTTTGATTGAAAGGGAGACCATCGAAATCGCTCCATTAGCTTATATGCGTGGAAGAACACTAGATGATGCGTTTGTTATTTTAGACGAAGCACAAAATACAACGCCGGAGCAAATGAAAATGTTTTTAACGAGATTAGGTTTTGGCTCCAAAATGGTAATTACCGGTGATATAACGCAAATTGATTTACCAAAAGGTATGCAATCAGGTCTGCGAGTAGCCAGTCATCTATTAAATGGGATAAAAGGTATGGCATTCGTTTATCTAGAGCAGACCGATGTAGTGCGGCATCCACTTGTCCAGCGAATTATTGATGCCTATGATAAAAACCGCAATAACAGTATAAGTTAAGCCTCTTATACAGGGCTCATTTTACATGAAGATCAATATAATTAATGCTGTTATCACCGCACTAATTTTGAAAAAAATAGCATTTGCTTTGGAGTTTGATTGATTTGTAAGAGGATATTTAGAAATAGAAAAAAATGAAGGTAGTGGGCTTATTTATTGTTGTCTCCCGAATGTAAGGTTTCTTCAGTCTAATGCTTCTTGGGC
This genomic interval from Virgibacillus pantothenticus contains the following:
- a CDS encoding NfeD family protein encodes the protein MIFLSAILITVFYVEFGVSANDANHKTVHIIPIEKEVERGLQAFLDRATKEAIEEGTDHIIFEINTPGGRVDSAGEIATILQDLDVPTTSFIVNRALSAGSYIALNTDTIYMRPQATMGASGVITSDGNAADEKAQSAWIAAMKSAAESKGRDPKYAMAMADESMDLPELDAGEGKFLTLGPSEALEVGYSEGTVDNRKDLLQRLGLENATVMEKEPTLAEEVARFLTNPVVIPILLSIASLGLVVELYSPGFGVAGIMGLISLVLFFYGHIVAGLAGMEAVVLLILGIGLIIAEFFVPGGILGLLGAGAIIGSLFMSGYDIGHMSMSIGIAFLLSFIVSIILFRRMGMDKGIFRHIILKDQTTTELGYVSSVNRLELIGLEGITVTPLRPAGTAVFDQERLDVISEGRFIDENEKVKIVKVEGVRIVVRQIPSEDV
- the floA gene encoding flotillin-like protein FloA (flotillin-like protein involved in membrane lipid rafts), which translates into the protein MDLQSIMPLIIIAAILIAVAILFTFIPVMLWISALAAGVKVGIFQLVGMRLRRVVPNRVINPLIKAHKAGLNVKTNQLESHYLAGGNVDRVVNALIAAHRANIELPFERGAAIDLAGRDVLEAVQMSVNPKVIETPFIAGIAMDGIEVKAKARITVRANIDRLVGGAGEETVIARVGEGVVSTIGSSHTHAEVLENPDSISHNVLNRGLDAGTAFEILSIDIADVDIGKNIGAILQTDQAEADKNIAQAKAEERRAMAVAQEQEMLAKVQEMRAKVVEAEADVPLALAEALRSGNLGVMDYMNYKNIDADTDMRDSIGKLSGNGNDDHEQ
- the yqfC gene encoding sporulation protein YqfC, whose protein sequence is MKKWHQQIRPWLTKSFALPSDVLLELPRITVIGQLHVYIENHKGLASYSDTELKLKANKGYIRITGSAFVLKLMLPEEILLEGTIRDITFIPDGGEGYETKK
- the yqfD gene encoding sporulation protein YqfD gives rise to the protein MKQKNKPNAAGAVTIVVTGDRPELFFQHCTSHGIRIWDVMKTSNQACQGTISLKDAKYIKVLRRGMHYKIKFIDKKGFPFIIRRYLRKKELLIAFILSCLFLFILSNIVWDVKITGVPKDIEEKIGKQLEEYGIQPGSWIFSLDSPKQIQQQLLSDVPELLWVGIDQKGTTFHLEGVEKIVVKEEAKPKPRNLIAAKKGIIKKMYVSQGVPKVDVHDYVEKGDLLVSGKMTDEEESEEDEKKKIKYVAADGDITALTWYEVKVSVPLKTSSEQLTGNQEKKYHLGFGNFKMPVWGFGSPDFKNIQQEKEETKLRFLKWDLPVKIIETKLHEKTYKSVKRTKQEAIEAGITQAKEQLKLELGEASILSEKVLHETIENGKVKLNLYMSVEENIIATQPLRQGD
- a CDS encoding PhoH family protein produces the protein MPENLTAVDLQLTSPNEALALFGNNDKHLHQLEEMLQVSIVTRGEQVHVSGNPDTIDLVQDVLQALLSVIRKGLTITERDVVYAVELGKKGKINQFETLFEDEITKNVKGKPIRVKTLGQKKYISAIKANDLVFGIGPAGTGKTYLAVVMAVHALKNGYVKRIILTRPAVEAGESLGFLPGDLKEKVDPYLRPLYDALHDVLGTEHTMRLIERETIEIAPLAYMRGRTLDDAFVILDEAQNTTPEQMKMFLTRLGFGSKMVITGDITQIDLPKGMQSGLRVASHLLNGIKGMAFVYLEQTDVVRHPLVQRIIDAYDKNRNNSIS